A genomic window from Brassica oleracea var. oleracea cultivar TO1000 chromosome C8, BOL, whole genome shotgun sequence includes:
- the LOC106307194 gene encoding transcription factor LAF1 isoform X1, whose protein sequence is MVCKSETSNRKLNKVRQRKGLWSPEEDEKLRSHVLKYGHVCWSTIPIQAGLQRNGKSCRLRWVNYLRPGLKKSAFTKEEETTLLSLHSILGNKWAHISKYLPGRTDNEIKNYWHSYLKKSVVPSRKDETTRTPQTHSVANSLEAFESTSERSSSCSNFGDSFRAKVSNFSPSLVFSEWLDDSLVMDQSPQKYSYVQDHIVPQQSGFVETFSQGFYENNNSLDNFIPNSGFSLEGDIEFCTSFSDSFLVDALVSEQGSM, encoded by the exons ATGGTGTGTAAATCAGAAACATCAAACAGGAAATTGAACAAGGTGAGGCAAAGGAAGGGATTATGGTCACCGGAAGAAGATGAGAAGCTTAGGAGTCATGTGCTCAAGTATGGCCATGTGTGCTGGAGCACTATTCCTATTCAAGCTG GATTGCAGCGGAATGGGAAGAGTTGTAGACTAAGGTGGGTTAATTATTTAAGACCTGGACTTAAGAAGAGTGCGTTCACTAAAGAAGAAGAAACCACACTTCTCTCACTCCATTCCATATTGGGTAACAA ATGGGCACATATATCAAAATATTTACCTGGAAGAACCGACAACGAGATAAAAAACTATTGGCATTCTTATCTAAAGAAGAGTGTAGTACCTTCGAGAAAAGATGAAACCACAAGAACCCCTCAAACACATTCAGTCGCAAACTCACTTGAGGCCTTTGAAAGTACATCCGAAAGATCTTCTTCATGCAGCAACTTCGGGGACTCATTTAGGGCCAAAGTATCAAACTTTTCGCCAAGTCTCGTGTTCTCCGAATGGTTAGATGACAGTTTGGTAATGGATCAATCACCTCAAAAATATAGTTATGTTCAAGACCATATTGTGCCGCAACAGAGTGGATTTGTTGAAACGTTTAGCCAGGGTTTTTACGAAAACAACAACTCGTTGGATAACTTCATACCAAACTCGGGCTTTTCGTTGGAGGGTGACATTGAGTTCTGTACTTCATTTTCAGACAGCTTTTTGGTCGACGCTCTCGTAAGTGAACAAGGGTCAATGTAA
- the LOC106307194 gene encoding transcription factor LAF1 isoform X2, translating into MRSLGVMCSSMAMCAGALFLFKLRNGKSCRLRWVNYLRPGLKKSAFTKEEETTLLSLHSILGNKWAHISKYLPGRTDNEIKNYWHSYLKKSVVPSRKDETTRTPQTHSVANSLEAFESTSERSSSCSNFGDSFRAKVSNFSPSLVFSEWLDDSLVMDQSPQKYSYVQDHIVPQQSGFVETFSQGFYENNNSLDNFIPNSGFSLEGDIEFCTSFSDSFLVDALVSEQGSM; encoded by the exons ATGAGAAGCTTAGGAGTCATGTGCTCAAGTATGGCCATGTGTGCTGGAGCACTATTCCTATTCAAGCTG CGGAATGGGAAGAGTTGTAGACTAAGGTGGGTTAATTATTTAAGACCTGGACTTAAGAAGAGTGCGTTCACTAAAGAAGAAGAAACCACACTTCTCTCACTCCATTCCATATTGGGTAACAA ATGGGCACATATATCAAAATATTTACCTGGAAGAACCGACAACGAGATAAAAAACTATTGGCATTCTTATCTAAAGAAGAGTGTAGTACCTTCGAGAAAAGATGAAACCACAAGAACCCCTCAAACACATTCAGTCGCAAACTCACTTGAGGCCTTTGAAAGTACATCCGAAAGATCTTCTTCATGCAGCAACTTCGGGGACTCATTTAGGGCCAAAGTATCAAACTTTTCGCCAAGTCTCGTGTTCTCCGAATGGTTAGATGACAGTTTGGTAATGGATCAATCACCTCAAAAATATAGTTATGTTCAAGACCATATTGTGCCGCAACAGAGTGGATTTGTTGAAACGTTTAGCCAGGGTTTTTACGAAAACAACAACTCGTTGGATAACTTCATACCAAACTCGGGCTTTTCGTTGGAGGGTGACATTGAGTTCTGTACTTCATTTTCAGACAGCTTTTTGGTCGACGCTCTCGTAAGTGAACAAGGGTCAATGTAA
- the LOC106307195 gene encoding 40S ribosomal protein S11-3-like yields MAEQTEKAFLKQPKVFLSSKISGKGKRPGKGGNRFVKNIGLGFKTPREASQGTYIDSKCPFTGTVSIRGRILAGTCHSAKMQRTIIVRRNYLHFVKKYQRYEKRHSNIPAHVSPCFRVKEGDHVIIGQCRPLSKTVRFNVLKVIPAGASAFAKKAFTGA; encoded by the exons ATGGCCGAACAG ACTGAGAAAGCTTTCCTAAAGCAACCTAAGGTCTTCCTCAG CTCGAAGATATCTGGAAAGGGAAAGAGACCTGGAAAGGGTGGAAACAGATTCGTGAAGAACATTGGGTTGGGCTTCAAGACTCCTCGTGAAGCCAGTCAAG GAACATACATTGACAGTAAATGTCCCTTCACTGGAACTGTTTCGATTAGAGGACGTATCTTAGCCGGTACTTGCCACAGTGCCAAAATGCAGAGGACCATTATCGTCCGAAGGAACTACCTTCACTTTGTTAAGAAGTATCAGAG GTATGAGAAGAGGCATTCGAACATCCCTGCTCATGTCTCACCATGCTTCCGTGTCAAGGAAGGAGACCATGTCATCATTGGACAATGCAG GCCTTTGTCCAAGACTGTGAGGTTCAATGTGTTGAAGGTGATACCAGCTGGTGCTTCTGCTTTCGCAAAGAAGGCTTTCACTGGTGCTTAA